The proteins below come from a single Candidatus Planktophila dulcis genomic window:
- the ftsX gene encoding permease-like cell division protein FtsX — protein MRAGFLMSEVRIGLRRNLTMTFAVVVTVAISLSLLGIGLLSNSQVSAMKDYWYDKIEVSVFLCGSLSESPSCGAGVVSPDQRSSIKADLEALPVVQSVFYESQSEAFKRFQERFKNSAIAQNVTADQLPESFRVKLKDPTQFDVVVSAFSGRPGVDIVQDQRTILEKFFKLLAVLRNGALIVGLLSVLTAALLISNTLRIAAFNRRRETGVMKLVGASSWSIQLPFLLEGIFSAFVGWILATGLLSALKYVVQEKVAPLLTFTKFFGWGEVAAASAWLLLTGLVVSTIASLVTLRRYLKV, from the coding sequence ATGCGCGCAGGATTCTTAATGAGCGAAGTCCGTATTGGACTTCGTAGAAACCTCACAATGACTTTTGCAGTTGTCGTCACCGTGGCAATCTCGCTATCCCTCCTTGGAATTGGATTGCTCTCTAACTCACAGGTGAGCGCAATGAAGGATTATTGGTATGACAAGATCGAAGTTTCAGTATTTCTCTGCGGATCACTCTCTGAGTCCCCTTCTTGCGGTGCAGGAGTAGTTTCACCAGATCAACGCTCATCAATTAAGGCAGATCTCGAAGCACTTCCAGTAGTCCAGAGCGTCTTCTATGAATCTCAGTCTGAAGCCTTTAAGCGTTTCCAAGAGCGATTTAAGAATTCTGCAATCGCACAGAATGTGACTGCAGATCAGCTTCCAGAATCATTCCGCGTCAAACTCAAGGACCCAACACAATTTGATGTTGTTGTTAGCGCATTTAGTGGTCGTCCTGGCGTCGACATCGTTCAAGATCAACGCACAATTCTTGAGAAGTTCTTTAAATTGCTTGCAGTACTTCGCAATGGCGCACTGATTGTTGGCCTTCTTTCAGTTCTCACTGCAGCGTTGCTCATTAGCAACACACTTCGTATTGCTGCATTTAACCGACGACGCGAAACAGGCGTGATGAAACTTGTTGGTGCATCCTCTTGGTCAATCCAGCTCCCATTCCTCCTCGAAGGAATTTTCTCTGCATTTGTTGGATGGATTTTGGCAACCGGACTCCTCAGTGCACTGAAATACGTTGTGCAGGAAAAAGTGGCCCCCCTGCTTACCTTTACTAAGTTCTTTGGGTGGGGCGAAGTTGCAGCAGCATCTGCCTGGTTATTACTGACAGGCCTTGTTGTTTCAACAATCGCATCGCTGGTTACACTTCGCCGTTACTTAAAGGTTTAA
- the smpB gene encoding SsrA-binding protein SmpB — protein MVKEVGKKLIAQNKKARHDFSIDDVYECGIVLMGTEVKSLRAGRASLIDGFAMIENGELWLHGVHIPEYTEGTWTNHTPRRKRKLLVHKLELRKIAARVKDSGITLVPLQLYFKDGKAKIEVAVAKGKKAHDKRSTLMEQQATREVNRELSRRQSGKDSF, from the coding sequence ATGGTCAAAGAGGTAGGCAAGAAGCTCATCGCTCAGAATAAGAAGGCTCGTCACGATTTTTCCATCGATGATGTCTATGAATGCGGCATTGTCCTCATGGGCACTGAAGTGAAATCACTACGTGCAGGTCGTGCATCTCTGATCGATGGCTTTGCCATGATTGAAAATGGTGAACTCTGGCTACATGGCGTTCATATTCCTGAATACACGGAAGGAACATGGACTAATCACACACCTCGTCGTAAACGAAAGTTATTAGTTCATAAACTTGAACTTAGAAAGATCGCCGCACGCGTGAAGGATTCTGGAATTACTCTTGTGCCTTTGCAGCTCTACTTTAAGGATGGAAAAGCAAAGATTGAAGTAGCTGTTGCTAAGGGAAAGAAGGCGCACGATAAGCGCAGCACCTTGATGGAGCAGCAAGCGACCCGTGAAGTAAATCGTGAGCTTTCCCGCCGCCAATCAGGAAAAGATAGTTTTTAA
- the argF gene encoding ornithine carbamoyltransferase, with protein sequence MKDLLRTEHLSRADVDLLLDTAADFASKPLRSNTALSNKTVAIYMTKPSTRTRLASETAVAHLGGTPIFIRGDDLQLGRGETIADTAKIISGFCDALIIRTFKQSDVDELGAQSSIPVINGLTDDDHPTQLLADWVTIRENFGKDIKGRKFVYLGDGNNMTHAWLIMGAIMGAHVVAATPDGKWAPDAAIVAKAKAIATKSGATIEVTTDAEAAAKGASVLYTDVWMSMGDPEAERAEKMKALAPYAVTENLMKLTEKDSIFMHCLPAHRGEEVEASVIDGPKSVIWREAYHRRTTIQALLYHLTRGELKGN encoded by the coding sequence ATGAAAGACTTATTGCGCACTGAGCACCTTTCCCGTGCTGATGTCGACCTACTGCTCGATACAGCTGCTGACTTCGCATCAAAGCCGCTCCGCTCCAACACAGCGTTAAGCAATAAGACTGTCGCAATTTATATGACCAAACCTTCAACACGTACCCGTCTAGCCTCTGAAACTGCAGTAGCGCACCTAGGTGGAACTCCAATTTTTATCCGTGGTGATGATCTACAACTAGGTCGCGGTGAAACTATTGCCGATACTGCAAAAATTATTAGCGGATTCTGCGATGCACTCATTATTCGAACATTTAAGCAATCTGATGTGGATGAACTGGGTGCGCAATCTTCAATTCCTGTAATCAATGGCCTGACCGATGATGATCACCCAACACAGTTGTTGGCAGATTGGGTCACCATCCGAGAAAACTTCGGCAAGGACATCAAAGGTCGCAAGTTTGTCTATCTTGGCGATGGAAACAATATGACTCACGCATGGTTGATCATGGGCGCAATCATGGGAGCCCATGTTGTTGCTGCAACTCCTGATGGCAAGTGGGCACCTGATGCAGCCATAGTTGCAAAGGCGAAAGCGATTGCAACAAAGAGCGGTGCAACGATTGAAGTAACAACAGATGCAGAAGCCGCCGCAAAGGGTGCATCAGTTCTCTATACCGATGTCTGGATGTCGATGGGTGATCCTGAAGCGGAGCGAGCTGAGAAGATGAAAGCACTTGCACCATATGCAGTGACAGAAAATCTCATGAAACTTACTGAGAAAGATTCCATCTTTATGCATTGTCTTCCTGCGCATCGTGGCGAAGAAGTTGAGGCGTCTGTCATCGATGGCCCGAAGTCGGTCATCTGGCGAGAGGCCTATCACCGCCGCACAACCATTCAAGCTCTGCTCTATCACTTAACTCGCGGTGAACTTAAGGGAAATTAA
- the prfB gene encoding peptide chain release factor 2, producing MAREYNLEINEIGATLTSIEKVLDLPKLEAEAVELEAAAGVPNLWDDPEKAQAVTSKLSRVQSTIARLKGLRRRVDDLPVLFELAAGEPGGSALHDAESELDATIKAISELEVTTLLNGEYDDRDALITIRSEAGGVEAADWAEMLMRMYLRYCERHEYKVDVLETSYAEEAGIKSTTFRITAPYAYGTLSVEQGTHRLVRISPFDSQSRRHTSFAGVEVVPVVEQSDHIELDEKEIRVDVYRSSGPGGQGVNTTDSAVRLTHIPTGIVVSCQNERSQIQNKATAMAVLQSKLLERRRQEEQAKINALKGDNSGSWGNQMRSYVLAPYQMVKDLRNNHETGNTSAVLNGEIDDFIEAGIRWRRSASH from the coding sequence ATGGCTCGCGAATACAACCTTGAGATAAACGAGATTGGCGCGACCCTTACCTCTATTGAAAAGGTATTAGATCTTCCAAAGCTCGAAGCAGAAGCTGTTGAACTTGAGGCTGCAGCAGGCGTTCCTAATTTATGGGATGACCCCGAAAAGGCTCAGGCGGTCACAAGTAAGTTATCTCGAGTTCAATCAACGATTGCCCGTCTCAAAGGATTGCGCCGCCGCGTAGATGATCTACCCGTCCTCTTTGAGTTGGCAGCAGGCGAACCTGGCGGTTCGGCACTTCATGATGCAGAGAGTGAGCTCGATGCAACAATCAAAGCAATTAGTGAACTTGAAGTAACGACACTCCTCAATGGTGAATACGATGATCGTGATGCTCTAATCACGATTCGCTCCGAAGCCGGTGGCGTTGAAGCAGCGGATTGGGCTGAAATGCTGATGCGTATGTATTTGCGATACTGTGAACGTCACGAATACAAAGTTGATGTACTTGAAACTTCCTACGCTGAAGAGGCTGGAATAAAATCAACAACATTCCGGATTACGGCACCTTATGCATATGGAACTTTATCTGTCGAGCAAGGAACACATCGCTTGGTGCGCATTTCTCCATTTGACTCACAATCTCGTCGCCACACCTCCTTTGCGGGAGTTGAAGTAGTCCCAGTTGTTGAACAAAGTGATCACATAGAATTAGATGAAAAAGAAATTCGTGTCGATGTCTATCGCTCTTCAGGTCCTGGAGGGCAAGGAGTTAACACAACGGACTCGGCCGTGCGCTTGACTCACATTCCAACCGGAATTGTTGTCTCATGCCAGAACGAACGTTCACAGATTCAAAATAAGGCAACGGCAATGGCAGTATTGCAATCAAAATTGTTAGAGCGCCGCCGGCAGGAAGAGCAGGCAAAAATCAATGCGCTCAAAGGCGATAACTCTGGATCTTGGGGAAATCAGATGCGCTCCTATGTATTAGCCCCGTATCAAATGGTGAAAGATCTCCGAAATAATCATGAGACAGGCAATACATCGGCTGTATTAAACGGCGAAATTGATGATTTCATCGAAGCTGGAATTCGCTGGCGCCGAAGCGCATCACATTAA
- the ftsE gene encoding cell division ATP-binding protein FtsE, with amino-acid sequence MIKFENVSKIYSGQDRPALESVNIEILKGEFVFLVGMSGSGKSTFLRLILREERPTSGIIHVAGKDLGTLANHKVPELRRQVGTVFQDFRLLPNKTISENIAFSLHVLGYSQKEINREVPEMLELVGLEDKGDRLPSEISGGEQQRVAIARAYVTRPSIIIADEPTGNLDPALSVGIMKLLDRINREGTTVLMATHDSGIVDQMRKRVIELDGGHVIRDQVRGVYGYTG; translated from the coding sequence GTGATTAAGTTTGAAAATGTATCGAAGATTTATTCGGGGCAAGATCGTCCTGCCCTTGAGAGCGTGAATATTGAAATTCTCAAAGGCGAGTTTGTCTTCCTTGTGGGAATGTCAGGTTCTGGTAAATCAACGTTCCTGCGATTGATCTTGCGCGAAGAGCGTCCAACATCAGGAATCATTCATGTCGCTGGAAAAGATCTTGGAACTCTGGCAAATCATAAAGTTCCCGAACTTCGCCGCCAAGTAGGAACTGTCTTCCAAGATTTCCGATTGCTTCCAAATAAAACAATTTCAGAAAACATTGCATTCTCACTCCACGTTCTAGGATATTCACAGAAGGAAATCAATCGTGAAGTTCCTGAAATGCTTGAACTCGTTGGACTCGAAGATAAAGGTGACCGCTTACCTTCAGAGATTTCAGGTGGAGAACAGCAGCGCGTAGCAATTGCTCGTGCATATGTGACTCGCCCATCAATCATCATTGCTGACGAACCAACTGGAAACTTAGACCCCGCACTTTCAGTGGGCATTATGAAGTTACTGGATCGCATTAATCGCGAGGGCACAACAGTTCTTATGGCAACTCACGATTCAGGCATTGTGGATCAGATGCGCAAGCGCGTTATCGAACTCGATGGCGGCCACGTTATTCGCGATCAAGTTCGCGGCGTCTATGGATACACGGGATAA
- a CDS encoding rhodanese-related sulfurtransferase has protein sequence MNKHAPKLNKVILYYIFTPITDPDAVLLWQQNLCQSLNLKGRILISKHGINGTVGGEMADVKRYVRETRRYAGFKKITFKWSDGTGNEFPRLRVVVKDELVAFGSPGEIEVDENGVIGGGVHLRPEQVEELVKERGDEVVFFDGRNAYEAKIGKFKNAIVPDVDSSRDFIREIESGKYDHIKDKPVVTYCTGGIRCEILSAVMKKRGFNEVYQIDGGIVKYGERFGDEANWEGSLYIFDDRMAMDFSDKAKVIGECDKCSAPTRDFRNCNTASCHQLILLCDSCALLSSNLSCTHDQSRAHDSELVG, from the coding sequence GTGAACAAGCACGCGCCCAAGTTAAATAAGGTGATTCTGTACTACATCTTTACCCCAATCACCGATCCTGACGCTGTGCTGCTCTGGCAGCAAAATCTCTGCCAATCCCTGAATCTCAAGGGACGCATCCTGATTTCCAAACACGGGATAAACGGAACTGTGGGCGGGGAGATGGCCGATGTGAAGAGGTATGTGCGCGAAACACGCCGCTATGCAGGCTTTAAGAAGATTACATTTAAATGGTCAGATGGAACGGGTAATGAATTCCCTCGACTTCGTGTTGTCGTCAAGGACGAACTTGTTGCTTTTGGAAGTCCAGGTGAAATTGAAGTCGATGAAAATGGGGTTATTGGTGGCGGTGTGCATCTTCGACCAGAACAGGTTGAAGAGCTCGTGAAAGAGCGCGGAGATGAAGTTGTCTTCTTTGATGGCCGCAATGCTTACGAGGCGAAAATCGGGAAGTTTAAGAACGCAATTGTTCCTGACGTTGATTCATCGCGTGATTTCATCCGTGAAATTGAGAGTGGCAAGTACGACCACATTAAAGATAAACCCGTCGTTACATACTGCACTGGCGGTATCCGCTGTGAGATTTTATCTGCTGTCATGAAAAAGCGTGGATTTAACGAGGTCTATCAAATCGATGGTGGCATTGTGAAATATGGAGAACGCTTTGGCGATGAAGCAAATTGGGAAGGTTCCCTCTATATCTTTGATGATCGCATGGCGATGGATTTCAGCGATAAGGCAAAGGTCATCGGTGAATGCGATAAGTGCAGTGCACCAACGAGGGATTTCCGTAATTGCAATACCGCTTCATGTCACCAACTAATCCTTCTCTGTGATTCATGTGCATTGCTATCTTCAAACTTGAGCTGCACGCATGACCAATCACGCGCGCATGATTCCGAACTCGTTGGCTAA
- a CDS encoding SDR family NAD(P)-dependent oxidoreductase, protein MSSQSTRPIAIITGGSRGLGFEVAKALTLQGFDIALIAKDQQGLESAANLIREADRYHNGVSTSQISTFACDLEQPHLVRELIDALNQSLATPAVLVLAHGVMSEKMSKTLKTNDAEWRRVMAINLDSVFQLVNGIAPAMADARNGRVIIFSACLGRMSGPGNAGGLAPYRISKAGVNALVRNLAHETGLGARGFLVDATCPNHSRTDMGGPDAPRSAEEGAATAIWLATRPFNAGDVTGVLWEDQKIVEW, encoded by the coding sequence ATGTCATCTCAGAGCACCCGCCCGATTGCCATCATTACGGGCGGAAGTCGTGGACTTGGCTTTGAGGTCGCAAAGGCGCTGACTTTGCAAGGTTTCGATATTGCACTGATTGCAAAAGATCAGCAAGGTCTTGAAAGTGCAGCAAATCTGATTCGCGAAGCAGATCGATATCACAATGGGGTTTCCACTTCACAGATTTCAACTTTTGCATGTGATCTCGAGCAGCCTCATCTAGTTCGGGAATTGATTGATGCACTTAACCAATCTCTTGCAACTCCAGCAGTACTTGTTCTGGCTCATGGAGTGATGAGTGAAAAAATGTCGAAGACTTTGAAAACTAATGATGCTGAATGGCGACGAGTAATGGCAATCAATCTTGACTCGGTCTTTCAACTTGTTAATGGCATCGCACCTGCAATGGCTGATGCACGTAATGGTCGCGTCATTATCTTCTCTGCATGCCTCGGCCGAATGTCGGGACCAGGAAATGCGGGAGGACTTGCTCCATACAGAATCAGTAAGGCAGGAGTCAATGCACTTGTTCGAAACCTTGCACATGAAACAGGATTAGGTGCTCGTGGATTCCTTGTCGATGCAACTTGTCCTAATCATTCACGCACAGATATGGGTGGGCCTGATGCGCCACGTTCTGCAGAAGAAGGTGCAGCGACTGCAATTTGGCTCGCAACCAGGCCATTCAACGCGGGAGATGTAACGGGAGTTCTCTGGGAAGATCAGAAGATAGTTGAGTGGTGA
- a CDS encoding Re/Si-specific NAD(P)(+) transhydrogenase subunit alpha has protein sequence MRIAVPREIRDGEKRVALVPDVINKLTRLGYEVVIEAGAGVHSQATDDLYTAAGATVKSGNVISDADVVLSVTSLTPAQMGSLKKGAVTISFLSPVTGTDSIDAAASAGVTAFSLELVPRISRAQSMDALTSQALCAGYRAALVGAELSPRFFPMLMTAAGTVTPAQVLVLGAGVAGLQAIATARRLGGVVSAYDVRPSSADEVKSMGATFINLELEALEGAGGYAREMTEERAAKQRELLTPYIAKSHLVITTAAVPGRTAPRLMTAQMVDAMEAGTIIVDLAAETGGNVEGSKPGEIVVTAKGVQIWGGKDVPSQLPFHASSLYSRNVVNLLTLMTTPSKDGAPVSLNIDFTDEIIDKSATTHGGAKHTPGASEKGGAK, from the coding sequence ATGAGAATTGCCGTTCCTAGAGAAATTAGAGATGGTGAGAAGCGCGTAGCGCTTGTGCCAGATGTCATCAACAAGTTGACCCGACTTGGCTATGAAGTGGTCATTGAAGCTGGAGCAGGCGTTCATTCGCAGGCAACTGATGATCTCTACACTGCAGCAGGTGCCACAGTAAAGAGTGGCAATGTCATCAGCGATGCCGATGTAGTTCTCTCTGTTACATCACTGACACCAGCACAGATGGGTAGCCTGAAGAAAGGCGCCGTCACAATCTCTTTTTTGTCCCCTGTCACCGGAACTGATTCAATCGATGCAGCAGCAAGTGCGGGAGTGACTGCATTTTCACTCGAACTTGTTCCACGTATTTCACGTGCACAATCAATGGATGCACTCACTTCGCAAGCTCTCTGTGCTGGATATCGCGCAGCACTTGTTGGCGCAGAACTTTCACCACGATTCTTTCCCATGTTGATGACAGCTGCAGGAACAGTGACACCAGCACAGGTATTGGTTCTCGGTGCAGGAGTTGCAGGGCTGCAAGCAATTGCAACAGCTCGCAGACTCGGTGGAGTCGTTAGCGCTTACGACGTTCGCCCTTCATCTGCTGATGAAGTTAAATCAATGGGTGCAACATTTATCAACCTTGAACTTGAAGCGCTCGAAGGCGCTGGCGGCTATGCACGCGAGATGACTGAGGAGCGGGCTGCAAAGCAACGCGAACTTCTAACTCCTTACATCGCCAAATCACACCTTGTCATTACTACTGCAGCAGTTCCTGGTCGCACAGCGCCACGATTGATGACAGCGCAGATGGTTGATGCGATGGAAGCTGGAACAATCATCGTTGACCTTGCTGCTGAAACAGGTGGAAACGTTGAAGGTTCTAAGCCTGGCGAGATTGTTGTTACAGCAAAGGGAGTTCAGATCTGGGGCGGTAAAGATGTCCCTAGCCAACTCCCATTCCACGCTTCTAGCCTGTATTCACGAAACGTCGTCAACCTACTGACGTTAATGACCACTCCAAGTAAAGATGGAGCACCGGTTTCGCTCAATATTGATTTCACTGATGAAATCATTGATAAGTCAGCAACAACTCATGGCGGTGCAAAGCACACACCAGGTGCGAGCGAGAAAGGCGGTGCAAAGTAA
- a CDS encoding DUF3039 domain-containing protein: protein MPLFGRGTPTLDSDKDTLTRPVEQEDDGGHDRFAHYIKKEKIIESAVSGKSVRALCGKKWVPSRDPQKYPVCPICKEIFEGLKPGSDDGDSKE, encoded by the coding sequence ATGCCTCTCTTTGGACGCGGTACTCCGACTCTGGATTCTGATAAAGACACACTCACGCGCCCTGTTGAGCAAGAAGATGATGGCGGTCATGATCGATTCGCTCATTACATCAAGAAAGAAAAGATTATTGAATCTGCAGTAAGTGGAAAATCTGTTCGCGCACTCTGCGGAAAGAAATGGGTTCCTTCTCGCGATCCTCAGAAATATCCTGTCTGCCCAATCTGTAAAGAAATATTCGAGGGGTTAAAACCAGGTTCTGATGATGGAGACAGCAAGGAATAA
- a CDS encoding NAD(P)(+) transhydrogenase (Re/Si-specific) subunit beta — protein sequence MSSTLYSLIGLGAGVAFILALKGLSHPKTARRGNLIGAFGATVATLSVFLYVTPSHGEEVGHSLPLHNFWWILGAILVGLIIGVPAARKVEMTQMPQLVALFNGVGGGAAALVAIVEYLNLGAEATTAEVIFTVFTVVVGCVSFSGSIITFMKLQELMTTRPVVFPGGRFLIAGTLVAVLGVSVWVVAALGTTPLLVLAVLSLIFGVLFVLPVGGADVPIVISLLNAFTGLTVAASGYVLSSTLLIIAGTLVGASGTILTRLMAEAMGRSLFGTLFGAFTAKPQAVSDSAEERPVRSGSADDVAILLNYARRVVIVPGFGLAVAQAQHTVRELADLMISKGIDVAYGIHPVAGRMPGHMNVLLAEANVPYDQLAEMDEVNPTFGQTDVAIVIGANDVVNPAAQTTPGCPIYGMPILEVNNAANIIFLKRSMRPGFAGIENELLYDPKTMLLFGDAKASLTKVVSALKAL from the coding sequence ATGAGTAGCACTCTCTATAGCTTGATCGGCCTCGGGGCAGGCGTTGCCTTTATCTTGGCCCTTAAAGGTCTATCTCACCCAAAGACGGCACGTCGCGGAAATCTCATCGGGGCATTCGGTGCAACTGTTGCAACTCTCTCAGTATTTCTCTATGTCACTCCATCACATGGGGAAGAAGTTGGTCACTCACTTCCACTACATAACTTCTGGTGGATTCTTGGTGCAATACTTGTAGGTCTCATCATTGGTGTTCCTGCTGCACGTAAGGTCGAAATGACACAGATGCCGCAACTTGTTGCACTCTTTAACGGAGTTGGTGGCGGTGCAGCTGCCCTCGTTGCAATCGTTGAATATCTCAACCTTGGCGCTGAGGCGACAACCGCAGAAGTCATCTTTACCGTATTCACTGTTGTCGTTGGTTGCGTCTCTTTCAGCGGATCAATCATCACCTTTATGAAGCTTCAAGAGTTGATGACTACTCGTCCTGTTGTATTCCCAGGTGGACGTTTCCTCATTGCAGGAACACTCGTTGCAGTGCTTGGTGTATCTGTCTGGGTTGTTGCAGCTCTGGGCACAACTCCACTTCTAGTGCTTGCAGTGCTCTCACTTATCTTTGGTGTGCTCTTTGTGCTTCCAGTTGGTGGTGCAGATGTGCCGATTGTTATCTCACTTCTTAACGCATTCACAGGTCTTACCGTTGCGGCAAGTGGTTATGTACTCTCATCAACGCTTCTGATCATCGCAGGAACACTGGTCGGTGCATCAGGCACTATCTTGACTCGCTTGATGGCAGAGGCCATGGGTCGTTCTCTCTTTGGAACTCTCTTCGGTGCATTTACTGCAAAGCCACAAGCTGTGTCAGATTCAGCGGAGGAACGTCCAGTACGTTCAGGTTCTGCTGATGACGTTGCAATTCTTCTTAACTACGCTCGTCGCGTCGTTATCGTTCCTGGCTTTGGTCTTGCCGTTGCGCAAGCGCAACACACTGTCCGCGAACTCGCTGATTTGATGATCTCTAAGGGCATTGATGTGGCCTATGGAATTCACCCAGTTGCAGGACGTATGCCAGGACATATGAACGTTCTTCTTGCTGAAGCAAATGTTCCTTATGATCAATTAGCTGAGATGGATGAAGTAAATCCAACATTCGGTCAGACTGATGTTGCAATCGTTATTGGTGCAAACGACGTTGTGAACCCTGCAGCGCAGACAACTCCGGGATGTCCTATCTATGGCATGCCAATTCTTGAAGTAAATAACGCAGCGAACATCATCTTCTTAAAGCGTTCTATGCGTCCAGGATTTGCAGGTATTGAGAATGAACTTCTCTATGACCCAAAGACAATGTTGCTCTTTGGTGATGCAAAGGCATCACTGACAAAGGTTGTCTCTGCGCTTAAAGCTCTTTAA
- a CDS encoding VOC family protein gives MALRLQCITVDARDPLALAQFWAEALGWKIGEDINDVEVWIERELGDPKNTGFPDILFLKNASVKNVKNRLHLDLRPDNQDTEVARLESLGAKRVDIGQSAEPTCTWVVMADPEGNEFCVLSARPN, from the coding sequence ATGGCTCTCAGACTTCAATGCATCACTGTGGATGCCCGTGATCCGTTAGCGCTGGCTCAATTCTGGGCTGAGGCACTTGGCTGGAAAATAGGCGAAGATATAAATGATGTTGAAGTCTGGATTGAACGCGAGCTAGGAGATCCAAAGAACACTGGCTTTCCTGACATTCTCTTCTTGAAGAATGCATCCGTGAAGAACGTCAAGAATAGATTGCACTTAGATCTGCGCCCAGATAATCAAGATACAGAGGTTGCCCGCCTCGAATCGCTCGGCGCAAAGAGAGTTGATATCGGTCAGTCAGCAGAACCAACATGTACTTGGGTAGTCATGGCAGATCCCGAAGGCAATGAGTTCTGCGTCCTGAGCGCTCGTCCGAATTAA
- a CDS encoding NAD(P) transhydrogenase subunit alpha, which yields MDAIAIISIFVLAVFVGFEVVSKVSSTLHTPLMSGANAIHGVILVGAIIVADHSETNLELGLSLAAIVLATINMVGGFVVTDRMLEMFKPKKSADKGGEK from the coding sequence ATGGATGCAATCGCAATCATTTCCATCTTCGTTCTCGCAGTATTTGTGGGATTTGAAGTTGTATCAAAAGTTTCTTCAACTCTCCACACGCCTCTAATGTCAGGTGCTAATGCTATTCACGGCGTGATCCTTGTGGGCGCAATCATTGTTGCCGATCACAGTGAGACCAATCTAGAACTTGGGCTTTCACTTGCTGCAATTGTTCTTGCCACCATCAATATGGTCGGAGGATTTGTAGTGACCGACCGAATGCTCGAAATGTTTAAGCCGAAGAAGTCTGCAGATAAGGGAGGCGAAAAATGA
- a CDS encoding pirin family protein, whose translation MPAVTVSDITILARISDATTLRARRVKSITTAPQGFEGEGFPVRRAFAGVDLAELDPFIHLDQMGEVEYAPGEPKGTPWHPHRGFETVTYIIDGIFDHKDSNGGGGTITDGDTQWMTAGGGILHIETPPEHLVMSGGLFHGFQLWVNLPASKKWSPPAYQDVRANDVALLSSTDGGSLIRIIAGELDGHVGPGTTQTPITLIHATVAPGAELRLPWRKDYNALVYTMSGHGFVGDEQRPVSMGQLTVFGDGDTIVVRAANQQESRSPNLELFILGGQPIKEPVAWMGPFVMNTKVEVMQAFEDFQKGLLGSIPAIYKEDAKKPLNRTDKLSGDILDVHNAPTDLQEG comes from the coding sequence GTGCCAGCAGTAACAGTCAGTGACATCACCATCCTTGCGCGCATTAGCGATGCAACAACGCTACGCGCGCGACGCGTAAAGAGCATCACAACTGCTCCGCAAGGTTTTGAAGGTGAAGGCTTTCCAGTTCGTCGCGCATTTGCTGGTGTTGATTTAGCAGAACTTGATCCATTCATTCACTTAGATCAAATGGGTGAAGTGGAATACGCACCAGGTGAACCAAAGGGAACTCCTTGGCACCCACATCGCGGTTTTGAAACAGTTACATACATTATTGATGGCATCTTCGATCACAAAGATTCCAATGGTGGCGGCGGAACAATCACTGATGGTGATACTCAGTGGATGACAGCCGGTGGTGGAATTCTTCACATCGAAACTCCCCCAGAACATCTTGTGATGTCTGGTGGCTTATTTCACGGATTCCAACTATGGGTAAATCTTCCCGCAAGTAAGAAGTGGTCACCTCCTGCCTATCAGGATGTTCGCGCAAACGATGTTGCGCTACTTTCTTCCACTGATGGTGGATCACTCATCCGCATCATCGCTGGTGAACTAGATGGACATGTTGGCCCTGGCACAACACAGACACCGATTACATTGATTCACGCAACTGTTGCACCTGGTGCAGAACTTCGCCTTCCATGGCGCAAGGATTACAACGCACTTGTATACACAATGTCAGGACATGGATTTGTTGGTGACGAACAGCGTCCAGTTTCAATGGGTCAGCTCACTGTCTTCGGAGATGGAGACACAATTGTTGTACGTGCTGCAAATCAGCAAGAGTCACGTTCACCAAACCTTGAACTCTTCATTCTTGGTGGCCAACCAATCAAGGAACCTGTTGCATGGATGGGCCCATTCGTTATGAATACCAAGGTTGAAGTAATGCAAGCATTTGAAGATTTCCAAAAAGGTCTGCTCGGATCAATTCCTGCGATCTATAAAGAGGATGCGAAGAAGCCCCTCAATCGCACAGATAAGTTATCCGGCGACATCCTTGATGTGCATAACGCTCCTACTGATCTTCAAGAGGGATAA